One stretch of Arachis duranensis cultivar V14167 chromosome 1, aradu.V14167.gnm2.J7QH, whole genome shotgun sequence DNA includes these proteins:
- the LOC107482934 gene encoding uncharacterized protein LOC107482934, with translation MKIFVQAVDYRLWKIILEGPQFPTGTSAEGVVTLTLEASWAEEDRKKVELNAKAVNLLNCAISFEEYRRVSRCTTAKEIWDKLQITHEGTTIVKKTRTDMLNREYEMFAMKESPLMKCLKYSTTSLLA, from the coding sequence atgaagatctttgtgCAAGCAGTAGACTACAGATTATGGAAGATCATCCTAGAAGGCCCTCAATTTCCAACTGGcacaagtgctgaaggagtagtcacccttacactagaagcaAGCTGGGCCGAGGAAGATAGAAAGAaggtggagttaaatgccaaagcTGTTAATCTACTCAACTGCGCTATCAGCTTCGAGGAATACCGACGGGTATCACGTTGCACAACAGCAAAAGAAATCTGGGACAAActacaaatcactcatgaaggaaccaccattgtaAAGAAGACTCGGACAGATATGTTGAACAGAGAGTATgaaatgtttgcaatgaaggaGAGTCCATTGATGAAATGTTTGAAATATTCAACAACATCATTGTTGGCTTAG